In Pseudoalteromonas xiamenensis, the following are encoded in one genomic region:
- the ltaE gene encoding low-specificity L-threonine aldolase, whose protein sequence is MIDFRSDTVTKPCNDMLKAMMSALVGDDVYGDDPTVNELERFAAQRHGFESALFVTSGTQANLLGILSHCERGDEYLCGQRAHNYLYEAGGAAVLGSVQPQPIENNDNGTLCFEKLRKAIKPDDFHFARTKLLSLENTIGGKVLSIDYLNKARAFCNEHGLALHLDGARVYNAAVALEVDITEICSQFDSMTICLSKGLGAPVGSLLLGDNAYIAKARRLRKMVGGGMRQAGILAAAGLFALKNNVTRLADDHQNARYLAERLNEIEGFSTVNYNVQTNIVFVDVEDSVDIQVIADSLKQEGILFSPGYQGMRLVTHKDVSKQDIDVLIEKLSHFVR, encoded by the coding sequence GATTTTCGTTCAGATACAGTAACTAAACCTTGTAATGACATGTTGAAAGCCATGATGTCCGCGTTGGTTGGCGATGACGTTTATGGCGATGATCCTACGGTTAATGAACTAGAGCGGTTTGCTGCGCAAAGGCACGGTTTTGAGAGCGCGCTGTTTGTGACTTCTGGTACTCAGGCGAATTTACTCGGGATACTGAGTCACTGTGAACGCGGTGACGAGTACTTATGCGGACAGCGAGCGCACAATTATTTATATGAAGCGGGCGGGGCTGCTGTCCTTGGCTCTGTGCAACCGCAGCCAATTGAAAATAACGACAACGGAACACTTTGCTTTGAAAAGTTGAGAAAGGCCATTAAACCAGATGATTTTCATTTCGCGCGCACTAAGTTATTGAGTTTAGAAAATACCATTGGCGGAAAAGTACTTTCAATCGACTATCTAAACAAAGCTAGAGCATTTTGCAATGAGCATGGCCTCGCGTTACATCTTGATGGCGCTCGGGTGTACAACGCAGCAGTTGCACTTGAGGTTGATATAACAGAAATATGCTCTCAATTTGATTCTATGACGATTTGCTTATCAAAAGGCCTCGGTGCGCCGGTAGGCTCACTGTTGCTCGGAGATAACGCTTATATCGCAAAAGCGAGGCGGCTTCGCAAAATGGTCGGTGGCGGAATGCGCCAAGCAGGGATTTTGGCTGCTGCGGGTCTATTTGCTTTAAAGAATAATGTTACTCGATTAGCGGACGACCACCAAAATGCTCGATATTTAGCTGAACGATTGAATGAGATTGAAGGTTTTTCAACGGTTAATTACAACGTACAAACAAACATTGTTTTTGTTGATGTTGAAGACTCGGTCGACATTCAAGTGATTGCAGACTCGCTAAAGCAAGAGGGCATACTCTTTTCGCCAGGTTATCAAGGTATGCGTTTGGTTACGCACAAAGACGTTTCTAAACAGGATATTGATGTGTTAATCGAAAAACTCAGTCATTTTGTACGTTAG